TCTAATTGAGCGATGATGCTTGCAAAAATTCGATACCCTTGAGACATATCCGTAAAAAGGCAGTACTCATTCTGGGCATGGTATGTATCCATTAGACCTAATAGTAACATGAAACGCAAGTGAGTAACTTATTTCTTATCTACATCAAGATTCAACGTGTATAAATTTGTTCTTAGGAAGGCCATACCATATCCAGCAGTTTGGACATCAAAACCTTCATCCTGCGGTAGAAAAAATAAGAGTTCAAGTAAGGGATCTGAGTGCTAACTGCCTACAActagaaaagatttttaattttcgCCGAGCAACGAGAATGTATTGTCACCTGTAGCTCCCGAATGAGTGGAAAACTTCCAGTAATTAAGTAAGGCTTCACATGCCCAACTACTTCTTCAGTTGCTTTGCACAAAATATGGTAGCCTCTGAAATTAAGATCACAAGCTACTCTAGAATTTGCCTCATCAAAAGTTAGAGTAAGGGTGTAGAAGAATACAAAGGAAGCCTTAATAGCTACACATAcgtgaaaattaaaaatcaaggGATCCAAACCTTAATAGCTATATGTAGTGGAGGATAAATAAGTCAAAACTTCCCCTTAAGTCATCATCAGGCAAGACATATTTTGAAACAGGACCCCGTGTTTCTAGCTTATGTATGTTGAGATTAATGTTGTCCACATATTCTTGCAGCTTTGTCACTACATCCTTCACTACATCCTTCACACTGAACAAAGTATTAGACCACAGGATATGCTTGAAAAATCATTGAAATCTCTGATTCTCACATGTTTTCTTCTACCTTTACGAAATTACTTTGCAAATGAAATATACTAGTAAACgaagaataaaaaattggatCCAAAGTTCCAAAAAGAGGACAACTTTGGCCATATTATAAGATGTTGCTTACTTGTAAAATGGGGTTAACCTGCAacacacaaaataaaaacatcacTAATGCCATATCAAAACCATTCCTAAAAGAAAAATCTAGATTGATTGTAATTTCCTAGAGCATAAACCTGACATCTCCTGAAATAGTACATTTCCCTAGAATTTGGTTGATTCCACCTCCAGGATCTACAGTAGAAAATATAATCATGAATATTGAAGAtcttatattaaaaaagaagTACTAAAGTAATAATTTGGGCCCATAAACTTACAGCTCCATTGGGTTGGTTTCATGGTTGATGCGGTGGCAAACCCATAGATCTGTTCCTGTGGATGTGGTGGAAAGTCTTCATAAAATTGTGATTGGATTTTCTTTAGAGCATCCATGAATAGCTCCAGAGGATTTATAGCCTGCAAGaaaccaaatataaaataatagacAAGTTAACAACGCAGTACTTACAATATTATAAAGCTTAAGAGTTGAAGTCACagaaaacattaaaattaaaaaaaaatgtattgaTTGGTCAATACTTGGTCAAGTTGCCACGCAGCAGGGGGTAAGGCCTAAAGACAAAAGCAACTATAGAATTGGTTATAATCTACTTTGACAGTCACAGAACTAAGACAagcttttttcttctctcttgttTTGTCATCAAGAATACAGTTTAGTAGAGAAGGAGTAAAATTGGAATAATTATGTTTACTTACACACACATACCACATCTCTCACAAAATCAAGAATTAGAACTTTATTGTTgagttattaatattatatatcatactcatcaaataaaaaaaccaaaataaaaataatagtagtAGAAAATGCCATAGTCGAGCGAAATGTTGAAGGTAGTACTATATGAATGAAGAGCATACTTTATGAGCTAACCCACTGTGAAAGAGTTTTCCGGTGACATGAAGTTTCCAATGTATCATTCCACCACACCCTTTTGCTTATAGTACCCCTTCTCTGCCAAGGCCTTGCCCATAACCTTAACAATTATTCCCTCACGCAACCAATGGTCTTTCCTGTttattttctcctttttcttctcttcccttATCAATTCTTCCAAGGTTGACTTTCCTCCACCGccactctcttttctcttcaaaCTATTTCCCGGATTCCTTTCCTTGTATTTATCTTCCTCATCCTCATCAAACATAGCCTTCTTCGATAAATTATCAGAATAATTAACAATGGAGTAATTCAcagtaaaaataataagattCACAGATTAATTAACACTTATTCAACCCATAACAAGTTCACAAAttaactaacaacaattattcaataattgttataaaaaattaccTAGAAGCTAGAAGCCCTAGAACAGAGTAGGGCAGATCCTGAGCAAGAGGGGGACAAGGGAACGACTGAAGGGATGACAGGTGGAACAGAGATAGCGCCGGCGATGATGGAACAGAGCtgcgtgatgagcggataatttatacgctttttagcattgtttttagtatgtttttagtatgatctagttagtttttagtatatttttattagttttttagttaaaattcacttttctggactttactatgagtttgtgtgtttttctgtgatttcaggtattttctggctgaaattgagggttctgagcaaaaatctgattcagagactgaaaaggactgcagatgctgttggattctgacctccctgcactcgaagtgtattttctggagctacagaagctcaatttgcgcgctctcaatggcattggaaagtagacatcctgggctttccagcaatgtataatagtccatactttgcccgagatttgatggcccaaaccggcgtggcaaaacagcctcagaaattccagcgtttaacgctggaactggcataaaacttggagttaaacgcccaaactggcatgaaagctggcgtttaactccagaaaaggtctctacacgaaaatgcttcattgctcagcccaagcacacaccaagtggacccagaagtggatttttacgtcatttactcatttctgtataccctaggttactagtttactattaataggatcttttgacattgtatctgtacctcatgacactttacacgtttctttgtgtacttcctaaggcatgagtctctaaaccccatggttgggggtgaggagctctgctgtgtcttgatggattaatgcaattactactgtttcttattcaatcatgcttgcttccattctaagataatacttgttcttaacccagatgaatgtgatgatccgtgacaatcatcatcactctcaactatgaacgcgtgcctgacaaccacNNNNNNNNNNNNNNNNNNNNNNNNNNNNNNNNNNNNNNNNNNNNNNNNNNNNNNNNNNNNNNNNNNNNNNNNNNNNNNNNNNNNNNNNNNNNNNNNNNNNNNNNNNNNNNNNNNNNNNNNNNNNNNNNNNNNNNNNNNNNNNNNNNNNNNNNNNNNNNNNNNNNNNNNNNNNNNNNNNNNNNNNNNNNNNNNNNNNNNNNNNNNNNNNNNNNNNNNNNNNNNNNNNNNNNNNNNNNNNNNNNNNNNNNNNNNNNNNNNNNNNNNNNNNNNNNNNttttgttggtttagagtcttttagttgagtctagtttcatattttaagtttggtgtcaattgcatgcttttacttttcttttagtttttcgattttgcatgtccttagtctcTTTTTGATCTATAAAAATTCTacgtttggtgtcctctttgtgttttcccttaaaaaattttcgaaaattagtgtttgattttctaaaagttttaagtttggtgtcattttgttgtttttctctttcctcttttcaaaaatcaaatctttttcataaaatttttcaatcatatctttttaattgctcttttcaaaatctttttatttaactaattgattcagttcacaatttgctttgatcttattttctttttgattttcgaatttttatcttaatttccttttattttattttatttttttcgtttaattctccaaaaaaaaaatattttatcta
This sequence is a window from Arachis duranensis cultivar V14167 chromosome 2, aradu.V14167.gnm2.J7QH, whole genome shotgun sequence. Protein-coding genes within it:
- the LOC107473856 gene encoding acetylornithine deacetylase-like — translated: MFDEDEEDKYKERNPGNSLKRKESGGGGKSTLEELIREEKKKEKINRKDHWLRCGGMIHWKLHVTGKLFHSGLAHKAINPLELFMDALKKIQSQFYEDFPPHPQEQIYGFATASTMKPTQWSYPGGGINQILGKCTISGDVRLTPFYNVKDVVKDVVTKLQEYVDNINLNIHKLETRGPVSKYVLPDDDLRGTLTLTFDEANSRVACDLNFRGYHILCKATEEVVGHVKPYLITGSFPLIRELQDEGFDVQTAGYGLMDTYHAQNEYCLFTDMSQGYRIFASIIAQLEED